Genomic DNA from Oryza sativa Japonica Group chromosome 5, ASM3414082v1:
TTGGgtttttgagatggagggagtaagctaACAGCTAACAACACCGGAcgaaagaataaaaataaatctaattatTATTAGGGAACAAGCATATCCAATGCAAGAAATTGTATTAATTTAATAATTCCTTCATAAATTAAACGGAGATAAACAGAACAAGTTTGCTCACATAGATAAATTCTTGTACTGCTCTGGAACCATGATACTCCAACACACGTTTTATTAGAAATATCATCTACCAACAGCTAGTAGATGGCGATTATTAGAAGCAGTTCATCACAAGCAACATCATGAAGTGAACGTGACTAGATTTATGGCGCGCAAGCTTATTAGAACTAGCAATGGCCGCCGGCGCGAGCGCGGCAACCTATCCAATGTAGTATAAGGGGTCAGGCAGCTTGAAGGTGCGGGCGCCCTCCGGCGCGCCGAGGATGTCACTCCACTGGTCACCGATGTTCCCGACGATGATGAAGCCAGCGTCCTGCAGCTTCTGCCGCTCGCCGGACTTGTATTCAACGGCGGACCCTTGGAGCTCACCGGTGGCGTGCACCGCTGGCTTGAGCAGCAGTTTCTCCCACCCGGAGAATCCCTGTCGGTGGAGGTTCGTGACGGTGATGGTCCTTTGGTCTTCGGTGCGGCCTGTTAGGAACACCGGCTTGACGCCGAGCTCAAGCAGCCGGTAGTACAGTCACCTCGTCTCTGGCAGCGCCGGTGCGCTCCCCTCTGCCACGTACTCACGAAAGCTTGTCGCGTTGTATGGCGTTGCTCTGCGTGGGGttgtaaaaatagttaataAAAATGTTCATGCACTACTACAACTACTACAGAAAGCTGGATTGGTGCTAGTTAGAAAATCCCCTTAAATTCTGGTTTTCCCAACCGGCGCCAAGATAATTGCACTGATGATTTCGGCCATCGATACCGGCTTTTAGCTTAGAACCGGCGCCTATAATATCATATAGGTGCTGGTTCTAATCTAAAGAGCCACGTGGTTATTCTAATAAGTGTCGGTTCTTTAGAATAACCGGCACCTTTTAGTATCATATAGGTGTCAGTTATATCATTTTATATCATTTTTGACACCTATAGTGCCAATCTGAATGTCCATTTATGTAGTGGTGATATACATTCGAAATTAGTATAAAAGTTATAGGAGTTGCCACCAAAAAATTCCAAGTGTTCTGGAAATTTGACAGATTTAACGATTACTATAGTACTGAAGATCTGATGTGACCATCAAGTATATGCATACAACCAAGCATGAAAAATATGAAACATTGCCAAATAATACATCGGTTGAATGGAGGATCTACAATATATTAAAATCCAATGAGTTTCGGAATCCAGTTCAGCCTCCAGAGACAACGCTAGCTTTAAACGGACCTAgcgccttcatgccaactccgattGGGGTGTTTTTGGACTTAATGGAAATATTTTCTCCCTACCTTTCAAACGTATCCGGTCTCATATCTaaattcatctcgagtcaaTGGGAATCGTCAAAATAAAACAGTATTGTTGCTGAAACCAAACTTGGGTCTTGGACCTTATAATAGACTAGGTATATCTCGGAAttgtctccctccacctccacgaattagcacttaaccctagTTGTATTTCCTCTATAAATATCTATGTACACCCTCTAAACAATTgagttttgtttagttgaattttgccatgtgcgattcaccttgtctctagtcctcgctTGATTAGTCAGCAACTATAGATTCAGAGTCCctaatagttggtgtgttgatttgccaagtcgattagatctaccacttcaatcacAACTATTTCTTTATGCATAATTAACTATTCGAAATATTTAGATtacatcttatcttgttcttcaTGTGTTCTCTCGTTTGTATTGCAGTGATCAACAACCACGTGTCATGggtttgtggtgtagcgattgcatgACATCTTGAATGTTCTGGTTGGTACCCACGtcgcaaacgtcgcactcgatcaaagcgagatTTATCCCTccaccagaagatcgggccacgagagatagcatcatcaaaaccatgcagTTGGTCCACATATAGCTCCATAATTGTGTACAATGTACTAAATTTTGGATATCAATATAGCTCCATAATTGTGTACAATGTACTAAATTTTGGATATGATATCGTAACCACTGCTACAATGACACTGCTGGACAATATGTATCCGACAAAATGTGTTATCTAACTGGACGTGAATGTTGCCAAAAAAATGCGTTGGGAGCCGTGCTCTCTCTCTTTACTAGTAAAATAGTAAAACTTTATCATGCATTTAAATACCAACTAGCAAAACTTTATTATACATTtaaacaccaactagcaaaACTTCAATACTAAATCTTTTGCCACCAACacttttaccaaaaaaaatttgCCACAGCAAATTGATCTAAACAAGTCCTAACATGTATAACTTCATATTCACCGTTTAGTAACACGTATGATTTTTGTACTAACACCTATGCACATCCACCGTTCAATAAAACGTATAACTTGTGTATCTATCGTTTATTGTTTAGAGAGTTTATTAATGACATGTATAACTTATGTATCTattaatgtttttttataaactaggtGCTACGTAACTATTATGTATCTattaatgtttttttataaactaggtGCTATGTATCTATTAATGTGACAGTACGTGTGCCATGTGTATGCATGTCTCTTCCttaatgataaaacatatcacaagaaaataaatactatttatatatttttttaacaatatGAATGGTTAAACTTCGTGACAAAAGTCAACATAGTTCATCATAATTTTGacatttaattaattatcagACATCAACTAGATTtgtagatactccctccgtccgacTCTGTAAGACGTACATGTATTTTAAGGTTCAActctttaaatatttgacgAATAAATAGTATATTACAAACTAAATTTGATTTGATGAAAGTAATATCATTGGATTGtcatttaaatttattttatatgattataattttgttgctacaaataTTATACTAGGATATGAGAAATTTAAAGTCAAAGATTAGTTTTAAAATCTATGTCAATTTTGATCGCGTCTTAGtaagtactccatccatccaaaagttccattctttggtttttttttcaaaaatctaAGTACTATTTATAGTCACTATgtgctatattaaatttttGAGCGAAGCCCAAAAAGTCATTTTTAGTATTTATTAGTTACATGTTTATTGATTTTATCACATGATGAATGAATTAATTACTTATTAATCTTGGTAAAAAAGAAATAGGTTTTAAACTTTTGGatttggatggagagagtattaatGGACTCTGTTGCCGTTCGTATATAGCAGTATTGTCTTGTGAGCCCGTTGTcgtatatacttcctccgtattgCCGTTCGTTATTATCTTGTCAGCCAGTTATCATATATACTTCTTCCGTATTGCCGTTTGTATAACctctgttttaggttataagacattttaactttggtgaaagtcaaactgcttcaagtttaactaagatTAACTAAGATTGTAGAAataaataataacattttcgaCCCAAGACAAATTCattgtgaaaatatattcaattattgatttaataaaactaatttggtattataaatattactatatttgtctatgaatttagtcaaacttaagggagtttgactttgaccaaaaatcaaaatatcttataacatgaaacggcatgaaacggagggagtatatagcaaGGTCAGCGGGAGCCCCGATGAAAATGAAGTGTATATACTGGTAGAAATACGTGTATATTATATAactatatacgtatacgtaccCGAAGCCGTGCTTGGCGTAGTAGGGGAGGTTGGAGAGAGAGGTCTCGTCGATGTCGAACACCCAGATCTCCTTGCCATTGCCGGCGAGCTTGAGGGTCTCGGCGTAGGCGACGgcctcgtcgacgacgacggcgaagtCGCGGCGGTAGTGTTCGCCTAGCATGTAGTGGCCGATGTAGCCCTCGCACTCGGCTGGCACCGTCCTCCAGTCGATCACGTTGTGCGCCTCCACGCCCAGCCTCCAGCTGTCGCAGGCCacgccggcgcgcgccgccaGCTGCCGGCCGGAGCCCAGCAGCGGCCGTAGCGCGTGTATGATCGGCGCCAccacagcctcgccgccgccgtaggcCAGTCTCTCCGTCGGCAACCGGATGTTCATCTCCCACGCGCTGCAGCCCACGGCCACCGCAGTGAGGAAGAGGATTAGGGGGAGtagcctcgccgccgtcaccattgCTGCTGTTTGACTGTCCTAAGCTAAACGTGCCGCGTCCTTGAGCTGCGTAGGGGAGTGTGAGGAAGCAAGTGAAGTTTTATAGCGGAAACGCATGTATACGGACGTCCAGTGAGGATAAAAGTTTAATGGTATAGCCAACTATAAACTACAAATCATATATAATCAATTTAATagttaatttatacaataggtaactataaatatatactatattGTTAATAATTGATCTTATATGTCATACGCATATAACATCTTATAGTCTGTgtagtagttggctataaatATATAGCCCGTTTCTCTTCCTCGTCGAGTGAGGATAAATGAATAAGACACCACACGCAACTAACCACTCATTTCTTATCCTCGTTTTTCACGCGAGGCGAAGGAGACAGGCAGCCACCCCGCACCCTACGAAGAAGACAGCCGCCGTCACCCTCACAGTACTTGATCCTTCCTCCTCATTGTTCCTCCGACTGCTAGCTACAGCGTGCTGGGCGAAGGCGGATGCTAGCTAAGGCCACCTGATCCCCTCATGTTTCCCATCTGTTCATGCATATCTGGTTTGTTTGGATAGGGTCCATATATCGATCTCGTCGGATCCATCCGTTAAGTTGGAGCGTGCTTCTTCATCTGCCCAAAATAACACAAGGTTCGATTCGATACGAGCAGGCCAGGGCAAACCCCTGCTGTGACAGATcacagaaacaaagaaaaacaaGGAATTACTATCAATGGGAACAACGCATGTACTAGATTAATTACTAGATTGGCGAAGAGATAAGCTAGCTTCTTCAGAATAACCGTATTCCCTAGCTTGCACCTTTGCATCAAGGAGATAGCACTATACACTGTTGGCGCTTTTTTAGGCCAACACAAGATCACCTAACGATTTACGGTATAATCAACAGAGTTGCCAAAATCGTTAGATCAAAACTAGCTAGCAAAGCCGATTTCAAGATTAATTCACTTTCACGGAATCAAGCGACTAATTTACAAGCAAATTAGCAAAGAGGATAAATATCGTACTTACGTGACGACGAACGACTAGTTTCCAAGCAAACTAGCAAAGGATAATCTTCTCGCTTTCGTGTAGAAGCACGACCGTTTTTCAGCGCAAAACGGTAAAGATCAACTAAATTCTAGAGTCGCTAGAACTCAGCcataaaaacaaaatagaaaagaaCTAAAAAAGTAAAATAGATGGATAGTAGATTGAAATTGAGTTCGGGGTTCTTCTCCTAACCGTACActcgcatatatatacatgtgacATGGTCAAACACAAAAATAGTAAGGTTCAatcgaaaaggaaataaattgATAAACTAGAAAATTATGTGTAGCCGCACGCGCTAATCACTCCAACTAAACCATCCCCCGCGTACGTCTGCCTCGGTCATGCATGCGGCTTAGCACCAGATCGATCAATCAGATCAGCGTCCATCCTGCAGAACCAAGGAGCAGCCAGCGGCACAGATGCATCAAGTCTCCATCTCAAATCAAGGCAAGTGAAGCACTGCAGCTTCCGATCGACAGCCTacacatattttattttctcgttGTACACTCCATGCACCATGCAATCATCGCCAGAGTGCCAACGTAAATGCAGTAGCCTAGCTCCCTTGAACCAAATAATCATCCACAACGGCTACAAGTGAATTAATCCATCGTCATCTTCATAATAGTATGACCTGCACTCAAATCCAGATTCTAGCTCGAATTATTAAATAACCCTGCTAGCTATCATCCGTAGTAATCTGGCCGATCACATTCATCACATGGCCAAATTACACAATAAACATACACCACTTGCAAGGGGGATTTaatcaaaatattttcaaagAGCCAATAATTCCGCGAGCTAATTAACCAAGTGGCCCAGCACACAGCTGCACCGACGAAGCTGCCTTGGCCAGCACTAGCAGCTGCACGGTGTCGTTAATTGTTGTTCTCGCCGCTGAGTGAGGAGGTCAAACCGTCAAAGGGGTTTGCGGTTGAGGGCTGATACAGTGACGCACAGTACTTTCATCCCTGTAGCTACAGTAAATCATCACTGTAGCGGTACTGTTCCGTGCATTGGAATACTGTGCCCCTCACGTATCTCTGTAGCTACAGTACCTCTCTGCAGTAATGCAGACGATCCGAATCCATCGTCCGAGcttgccgccgacgccgagctgCTCCTGAGCACAACCACCGAGGTTGTCACCCCTTCCAATGATAGAAAAGAATTAGTAGTGAAGGAAGTAGACGGTCACatgacggcgaaggggcggctcGCCGGCGCATGCATGGGAGGACAGGGCCTCGCCGGTGGATGGGAGGGATAGAGGAGAGCACCTCGTGTCGAGCTGGAAGAGGATAGAGGTGGAGAAAAGGCTGCTACCGTCGAGCTCGTCCTTGTGAGCCGCCCCACCGAGGTATTGTTCGTGACTTGAGCCACGCCATCCAAAGCAGTTGCCACCGccagagaggggaagaggggaagatgaGAAGAGGGGCTCCTGCCATGGGAGGAGAGGAAGGTGCGGGAGGGAGGGCGAGTGGCGGCGAGCTCACGTGATGTGCATCCGCTGTTACTGCTCCCTATCACTAGCCTGTGTTGCTCACGGCCGCGGACAAACTCCACACTATCCCCATGCGGACTCAAGGGCAGTGTTTGAAATTTCggtttgaaattttggtaatttcaaCCCCTGCTGGCCAGCACAAATCTCCCCGAAACTTTTggttttttctcaaaaatttataaatttggtcaaaatttattcaaattcagtcaaaatatattaaaagttcaaaaaatattGGCTTAAAAGATACCGAAATTTCAGTGATTTCAGGTCTTTCGACCCCTATTAGCAAAAACCAAGGTTTCAAAATTGTAAACCCTACTTGAGGCCCACGAGCTCCTCCGCGACACCGACCACCTTCACGCCTCATTGTTGAGGTCCACGATCCACCTCCCTCGATCTGTGGGAAGTGGGGACGGTGGTAAGAGACATGACTGAGGAAGAGTGGGTGGCGGGAAGCGAGGATGGGGAAGCACCGGCGCATGGCAATCCCGCGCCGGAGTGGGGTGAGGGATGCTCAACGGTGGCACTTACACCCATTGTCCCCCTGGTCAGCAAGCCCACCGCTAGACTC
This window encodes:
- the LOC4338024 gene encoding acid phosphatase 1-like isoform X1; amino-acid sequence: MVTAARLLPLILFLTAVAVGCSAWEMNIRLPTERLAYGGGEAVVAPIIHALRPLLGSGRQLAARAGVACDSWRLGVEAHNVIDWRTVPAECEGYIGHYMLGEHYRRDFAVVVDEAVAYAETLKLAGNGKEIWVFDIDETSLSNLPYYAKHGFGATPYNATSFREYVAEGSAPALPETR
- the LOC4338024 gene encoding acid phosphatase 1-like isoform X2; translation: MVTAARLLPLILFLTAVAVGCSAWEMNIRLPTERLAYGGGEAVVAPIIHALRPLLGSGRQLAARAGVACDSWRLGVEAHNVIDWRTVPAECEGYIGHYMLGEHYRRDFAVVVDEAVAYAETLKLAGNGKEIWVFDIDETSLSNLPYYAKHGFGVDVDDGRRKAASRGSDGR